A genome region from Chlorogloeopsis sp. ULAP01 includes the following:
- a CDS encoding ABC transporter permease, which yields MTSDFFSDYLVASLRLAVPLAYAALGGLYSERSGVLNIALEGMLLTGAFSSSVATFYTGNVWIGVFAALVAGGFVGLIHAFLCISLYVNQLVSGLAINLVVVGFTSFLARLVFHGSSTQRLPGIEPIIIPSLANLPLIGSLLFQQDILVYFLLILVIFTTYLLFKTSFGLILRAVGEYPKAADTAGVSVQRVRYLAVVMSGCLASLGGAYLSLVQVRYFAEGMSAGKGFIAIAALIFGKWHPLGSTLACLLFGATEALQLRIQALGANIPYQFLVMLPYAIALLALLGLAGKLTPPAALGVPYFRDNRASK from the coding sequence ATGACAAGTGATTTTTTCTCAGATTACCTCGTTGCCAGTTTGCGCCTCGCTGTACCTTTGGCATACGCTGCTTTAGGAGGACTATACTCGGAACGTTCGGGAGTGCTAAATATTGCTTTGGAAGGTATGTTGCTAACTGGTGCCTTTAGCAGTTCAGTTGCAACTTTTTACACTGGAAATGTTTGGATTGGGGTATTTGCAGCATTAGTAGCTGGTGGATTCGTCGGACTGATCCACGCTTTTTTATGCATTAGTTTATACGTGAATCAATTAGTATCTGGTTTGGCGATTAATTTGGTAGTAGTTGGATTCACATCTTTTTTGGCGCGGCTAGTATTTCACGGTAGTAGTACACAGCGTTTACCAGGAATTGAGCCGATCATTATTCCTAGTCTTGCCAATCTTCCGCTCATTGGTTCTTTATTATTCCAACAAGATATTCTTGTATATTTTCTTTTAATTTTAGTTATTTTTACTACTTATCTTTTATTTAAGACTAGCTTTGGTTTAATCTTAAGAGCGGTAGGAGAATACCCTAAGGCTGCTGATACTGCGGGAGTATCTGTACAGCGCGTACGTTATTTGGCTGTAGTGATGAGTGGATGTCTTGCTAGTTTAGGGGGTGCTTATTTAAGCTTAGTTCAAGTCAGATATTTTGCTGAGGGCATGAGTGCTGGTAAAGGATTTATTGCCATAGCAGCTTTAATTTTTGGTAAGTGGCATCCCCTTGGCAGTACTTTAGCGTGTTTGCTGTTTGGTGCCACCGAAGCTTTACAATTGCGGATTCAAGCCTTGGGCGCGAATATACCTTATCAGTTTTTGGTGATGTTACCTTATGCGATCGCCTTACTCGCCCTATTGGGATTAGCTGGTAAATTAACGCCCCCAGCAGCGTTAGGAGTACCGTATTTTCGAGACAATAGAGCAAGTAAATAA
- a CDS encoding DNA-directed RNA polymerase subunit omega, whose translation MLKRSKFETTQTQIMHRAEDLISAASNRYRITVQVANRAKRRRYEDFDNNDDVMMKPVLRAIIEMSDELTQPEIIGEV comes from the coding sequence ATGCTAAAGCGTTCTAAGTTCGAGACTACCCAAACCCAAATTATGCACCGCGCTGAGGATCTGATTAGTGCAGCCTCAAATCGCTACCGCATTACGGTTCAGGTGGCAAATCGTGCAAAACGTCGGCGTTACGAAGACTTTGACAATAACGATGATGTAATGATGAAGCCGGTGTTGAGGGCAATTATTGAAATGTCAGACGAACTAACTCAACCAGAAATTATAGGCGAAGTATAA
- a CDS encoding universal stress protein, whose protein sequence is MINNILLAVSGLGHAEEMLKTLKEIPSIQRAKVTVLHVVPPQSTAGAMTAKWEEGGKVLANAIQTLNLDPSQVSSILRQGEPKDVVCQVAEEMDADLIIMGSRGLKRLQSILANSVSQYVFQLSSRPMLLVKDDIYVKKINRIMVAMDNSDASKQCLNLALFLIRDIKGGELILSHVITDLGGESATSTQINPEQHPVLAGAVAEVKKQGVQPRCVLSMGKPGEKICRLAEELNVDLLLIGSPDRRPSIAKSFVDLDRLLGSSLSDYVRINATCPVLLARTTG, encoded by the coding sequence ATGATCAACAATATTTTGCTAGCTGTCTCTGGGCTGGGACATGCGGAAGAGATGCTGAAAACTTTGAAGGAAATACCATCAATTCAACGAGCAAAAGTCACAGTTTTGCACGTTGTTCCGCCACAAAGCACCGCCGGAGCTATGACAGCTAAGTGGGAAGAAGGTGGCAAAGTATTGGCTAATGCCATTCAAACTTTGAATTTAGATCCCAGTCAAGTCTCTTCAATATTGCGGCAAGGCGAACCCAAAGATGTAGTTTGTCAAGTAGCAGAGGAAATGGATGCAGACTTAATTATCATGGGTTCTCGTGGACTCAAACGACTGCAATCTATTTTAGCAAATTCTGTCAGTCAGTATGTTTTTCAATTATCTTCTCGCCCCATGTTGCTGGTAAAAGATGACATTTATGTCAAAAAAATTAACCGCATTATGGTAGCGATGGATAATTCTGACGCATCAAAACAGTGCTTGAATTTGGCATTATTTTTAATTAGAGATATCAAGGGAGGAGAATTAATTCTGTCCCATGTAATCACAGATTTAGGAGGTGAATCTGCTACATCAACTCAGATTAATCCCGAACAACATCCTGTTTTAGCAGGCGCTGTTGCAGAAGTTAAAAAACAAGGTGTACAACCTCGTTGCGTGCTGAGTATGGGTAAGCCGGGTGAAAAAATTTGTCGCTTGGCAGAGGAGTTAAATGTGGATCTATTACTAATTGGTTCTCCAGATCGTCGTCCTTCAATTGCTAAAAGTTTTGTTGATTTAGATCGACTTTTAGGCTCTTCTTTGTCTGACTACGTGAGAATCAATGCTACTTGCCCAGTTTTATTAGCACGAACTACGGGCTAA
- a CDS encoding DUF1818 family protein: MERVIKSGSGWRIGWSPSAPEFKGLVGTDDWAIELTEAELDDFCRLLLQLADTMQQLSSELMDEEKIACEAESDLLWMEAEGYPYDYSLRLIVNTGRCVEGKWSACAIPGLVQAAGMLQVF, encoded by the coding sequence ATGGAACGTGTAATTAAAAGTGGATCTGGTTGGCGTATTGGTTGGAGTCCATCTGCACCTGAATTTAAAGGTTTAGTAGGTACAGATGATTGGGCGATCGAGTTAACAGAAGCAGAATTAGATGATTTTTGCCGATTATTGTTACAGTTAGCAGACACAATGCAGCAACTTTCGTCTGAATTAATGGATGAAGAAAAAATTGCCTGTGAAGCCGAAAGCGATTTACTTTGGATGGAGGCAGAAGGTTATCCTTATGACTATAGCCTTCGCTTGATTGTAAATACAGGTCGTTGTGTAGAAGGTAAATGGAGTGCTTGTGCTATTCCAGGTTTAGTGCAAGCTGCTGGAATGCTTCAGGTTTTTTAG
- a CDS encoding thioredoxin family protein produces the protein MSTDSPVNSPIKPESSFGVRLRNFLIAVVAIALSVALVLGLKSETSSVSLTSLDEQSTPLEVALTNGKPSLVEFYANWCTVCQKMAPDIAQLEQQYADKVNFVMLNVDNTKWLPEMLKYRVDGIPHFVYLSQKGESVAQAIGDQPRTVMASNLEALVANSPLPYAQASGEVSKVSASVAPAGSKDDPRSHGSQVAD, from the coding sequence ATGAGTACGGATTCACCTGTGAATTCTCCAATCAAGCCGGAATCTTCTTTTGGAGTGCGCCTGAGAAATTTTTTAATTGCAGTTGTGGCGATCGCCCTTAGTGTTGCCCTTGTTTTGGGATTGAAAAGCGAAACTAGCTCAGTTTCCCTGACTAGTTTAGATGAACAATCTACACCATTAGAAGTAGCTTTGACCAATGGCAAGCCATCGTTAGTGGAATTTTATGCTAATTGGTGTACTGTTTGCCAGAAAATGGCACCTGACATCGCTCAACTAGAACAGCAATATGCAGACAAAGTTAATTTTGTTATGCTCAATGTGGATAACACCAAATGGCTGCCAGAAATGTTGAAATATCGGGTAGATGGTATTCCCCATTTTGTATATTTGAGCCAGAAAGGAGAATCTGTTGCACAGGCGATCGGCGATCAACCCCGCACAGTTATGGCAAGTAATTTAGAAGCCTTAGTTGCTAATTCACCCTTACCCTATGCTCAAGCTAGTGGGGAAGTTTCTAAAGTTTCAGCATCAGTAGCACCAGCAGGTAGCAAAGACGATCCGCGCAGTCATGGTAGTCAAGTAGCAGATTGA
- a CDS encoding metalloregulator ArsR/SmtB family transcription factor, whose product MDTKDTDIFKVLANETRLQILHWLKEPEANFPPQDVDPSTVGVCVSSIQKKTGLAQSTVSHYLSMLEATGLIISTRQGQCTYYRRNEEAFSEFVTHVATEL is encoded by the coding sequence ATGGATACGAAAGATACTGATATATTTAAAGTTCTTGCTAACGAAACTAGGCTACAAATCTTGCATTGGTTGAAAGAACCTGAAGCAAACTTTCCTCCTCAAGATGTAGATCCTAGTACAGTTGGTGTTTGCGTTAGTAGTATTCAAAAGAAAACTGGCTTGGCTCAATCTACTGTGTCTCATTATTTGTCTATGCTGGAGGCTACAGGGCTGATTATATCTACACGCCAAGGACAGTGTACCTATTATCGTCGTAATGAAGAAGCTTTCTCTGAGTTTGTCACTCATGTGGCTACAGAGTTATAG
- a CDS encoding DUF928 domain-containing protein, with protein sequence MEAIAQKTSNSQLPSKTKQTGNRSNKSGNLQVKIPVKKLPARREAGSTRRGSCISGDPALLALLLPATNLGLTSAAYPRFFWYSPKNTALQTKFSLYKIDERSRQQTLLYNTTFKPSTEAGVTSLALPNQGKTPPLEINQTYYWTVSIICDLTDSSPRSVISVDGWIQRVALTQNVTNQLQQLNPKERISIYAEQGLWFDTLSTVAELRACNPSDKNLSNLWINLLQQAELVELAQQPLQQECSRP encoded by the coding sequence TTGGAGGCTATTGCACAGAAAACCTCCAATTCCCAACTACCAAGCAAAACAAAACAAACAGGTAATCGTAGCAACAAAAGTGGTAACCTCCAAGTTAAGATACCTGTGAAGAAACTACCAGCACGCCGGGAAGCTGGGAGTACACGTAGAGGTAGCTGTATTTCTGGCGATCCGGCACTTTTGGCTTTACTGTTGCCAGCAACTAATTTGGGATTGACAAGTGCTGCTTATCCTCGTTTTTTTTGGTACTCACCTAAAAATACAGCCCTACAGACAAAGTTTTCCTTATATAAGATAGATGAGCGATCGCGCCAGCAAACCCTCCTGTACAACACAACCTTCAAACCCAGTACTGAAGCAGGCGTAACTAGTTTAGCCCTACCTAATCAAGGTAAGACTCCACCCTTGGAAATTAATCAAACTTATTATTGGACTGTATCAATTATTTGTGATCTAACAGATTCTTCACCTCGCTCTGTTATTTCTGTAGATGGTTGGATACAACGAGTCGCCCTCACTCAAAATGTAACTAATCAATTGCAGCAATTGAACCCTAAAGAGCGTATTTCTATCTATGCCGAACAAGGTCTTTGGTTTGATACACTATCAACCGTAGCAGAACTACGCGCCTGCAACCCCTCTGACAAGAATTTATCGAACCTCTGGATCAATCTGTTACAACAAGCCGAGTTAGTAGAACTTGCCCAACAACCTTTGCAGCAAGAATGTTCTCGCCCGTGA
- a CDS encoding M3 family metallopeptidase — protein MSEKATILDNPLLQGSGLPAFADIKPEQVVPAFNQLLTELDQELTKLESKVQPTWNDLVEPLEKITERLSWSWGVVSHLMGVKNSPELREAYETVQPQVIQFSNKLSQSQPIYNAFKALRNSNSWDNLDSAQKRIVEAAIRDAELSGVGLQGEAKERFNAIQMELAELSTKFSNHVLDATKAFGLTLTTQEEVDGLPPSLLSLAAQAARDAGAEDATLENGPWRITLDFPSYVPFMQSSTRRDLREVLYKAYMTRASSGELDNNPIIERVLKLRQELAELLGYKTYAEVSLASKMAPNVEAVEKLLEELRQASYDAAMQELEDLKAFAASKGAAEANDLKHWDFSFWAERQREEKFAFTQEELRPYFPLPQVLDGLFGLVKRIFSVTVTPADGKAPVWHEDVRYFQIADEAGNPIAYFYLDPYSRPAEKRGGAWMDTCINRGKFTENGSAKTRLPVAYLVCNQTPPVDGKPSLMTFTEVETLFHEFGHGLHHMLTKVDYAGAAGINNVEWDAVELPSQFMENWCYDRPTLFGMAKHYETGETLPEHYYQKLLAAKNYMSGSGILRQLHFSLLDIELHHRYRPGGNETPKDVRDRIAKTTTVIPPLPEDSFLCAFGHIFAGGYAAGYYSYKWAEVLSADAFAAFEEAGLEDEQAVKVTGKLYRDTVLALGGSQHPMEIFKSFRGREPSTEPLLRHNGLAAA, from the coding sequence ATGAGTGAAAAAGCTACTATTTTAGATAATCCGTTGCTTCAAGGCTCTGGTTTGCCTGCATTTGCAGACATTAAACCAGAACAGGTGGTGCCAGCATTCAACCAGCTGCTAACAGAATTAGATCAAGAACTTACCAAATTAGAGTCTAAAGTACAGCCGACTTGGAACGATTTAGTAGAACCTCTAGAAAAAATTACCGAACGTCTCAGTTGGAGTTGGGGTGTAGTCAGCCATTTGATGGGGGTAAAAAATAGCCCAGAACTCAGAGAAGCTTATGAAACCGTACAACCGCAGGTAATACAGTTTTCTAACAAGTTGAGTCAAAGTCAACCCATATATAATGCTTTTAAAGCACTGCGCAACAGTAATAGTTGGGATAATTTAGACTCTGCCCAAAAGCGGATTGTGGAAGCTGCGATTCGAGATGCAGAACTTTCTGGAGTTGGTTTGCAAGGTGAGGCAAAAGAGCGTTTCAATGCCATTCAAATGGAGTTGGCTGAACTCTCCACTAAGTTTTCTAACCATGTCCTAGATGCAACAAAAGCTTTTGGCTTGACGTTAACAACTCAAGAAGAAGTTGACGGTTTGCCCCCCAGTTTACTTAGTTTAGCAGCACAAGCAGCACGAGATGCGGGAGCAGAAGATGCAACTTTAGAAAATGGGCCTTGGCGCATTACTTTAGACTTCCCCAGTTATGTTCCTTTTATGCAGTCTAGTACTCGTCGTGACTTGCGCGAAGTGCTTTACAAAGCCTACATGACTCGTGCTTCGTCTGGAGAGTTAGATAATAATCCAATCATTGAGCGCGTTTTAAAGTTACGTCAAGAACTAGCAGAGCTACTTGGCTATAAGACTTATGCAGAAGTTAGTTTAGCGAGTAAAATGGCTCCCAATGTAGAGGCTGTAGAAAAACTACTGGAAGAATTGCGCCAAGCTAGTTACGATGCAGCAATGCAGGAATTAGAAGATTTGAAAGCCTTTGCAGCTTCTAAAGGTGCAGCAGAAGCTAATGATTTAAAGCATTGGGATTTTAGCTTTTGGGCAGAACGCCAACGAGAAGAAAAATTCGCCTTCACACAAGAAGAACTACGTCCCTACTTTCCTCTACCCCAAGTGCTAGATGGTTTATTTGGATTGGTGAAGCGCATATTCAGTGTGACAGTCACACCTGCTGATGGGAAAGCGCCCGTTTGGCATGAGGATGTCCGTTATTTCCAAATAGCTGATGAGGCAGGTAATCCCATCGCTTACTTTTACCTAGATCCTTACAGTCGCCCCGCCGAAAAGCGTGGTGGTGCATGGATGGATACCTGTATTAATCGGGGTAAATTCACAGAAAATGGTTCGGCGAAGACTCGCTTACCCGTAGCGTATTTGGTATGCAACCAAACACCCCCAGTTGATGGCAAACCAAGCTTAATGACTTTTACGGAAGTAGAAACTTTATTCCATGAATTCGGCCACGGTTTGCATCATATGCTAACTAAGGTAGATTATGCTGGAGCCGCAGGTATTAATAATGTCGAATGGGATGCTGTAGAATTGCCTAGTCAGTTCATGGAGAATTGGTGTTATGATCGCCCGACTTTGTTTGGCATGGCTAAACATTACGAAACTGGCGAAACCTTACCAGAACACTATTACCAAAAGCTACTAGCGGCAAAGAATTATATGAGTGGCAGTGGGATTCTCAGACAACTGCACTTTAGCCTCCTTGATATCGAACTGCACCACCGCTATCGCCCTGGTGGAAATGAAACACCCAAAGATGTACGCGATCGCATTGCCAAGACAACTACTGTCATCCCACCGTTACCAGAAGATTCTTTCTTATGCGCTTTTGGACATATTTTTGCGGGAGGATACGCAGCAGGTTACTATAGCTATAAATGGGCAGAAGTCCTTAGTGCAGATGCGTTTGCTGCTTTTGAAGAGGCAGGTTTAGAAGACGAGCAAGCCGTAAAAGTTACAGGTAAACTTTATCGTGATACAGTTTTGGCTCTCGGTGGTAGTCAGCACCCAATGGAAATATTTAAGTCTTTCCGGGGGCGTGAACCAAGTACAGAACCATTACTCAGGCATAATGGTTTAGCTGCTGCCTAA
- a CDS encoding fasciclin domain-containing protein: MADIVETAVNAGSFKTLLKAVDISGLTETIKSPGPYTIFAPTDDAFANLSQETLDSLLQNTEKLKRIVAYHIAFGDVRSDDLAQIDEAETVEGSVIAIESANGKSKVNDANIIKTDILADNGVIHVIDVVLMPAILAGH, translated from the coding sequence ATGGCTGACATTGTGGAAACTGCTGTCAATGCTGGTTCTTTCAAAACCCTGTTAAAAGCTGTTGACATTTCTGGACTTACGGAAACTATTAAAAGTCCTGGCCCATATACAATATTCGCACCTACTGATGATGCCTTTGCTAATTTATCCCAGGAAACATTAGATTCTCTGCTGCAAAACACTGAGAAATTAAAGAGAATTGTTGCCTATCATATTGCCTTTGGAGATGTTAGATCTGATGATTTAGCACAAATTGACGAAGCAGAGACTGTTGAGGGATCAGTTATAGCTATTGAGTCTGCTAACGGCAAAAGTAAAGTAAATGACGCCAATATTATCAAGACTGATATCCTAGCTGATAATGGCGTCATTCATGTAATTGATGTGGTGTTAATGCCTGCAATCTTGGCTGGACACTGA
- a CDS encoding helix-turn-helix domain-containing protein: MDVDKTKDVNKVKIDKFAQKTRAMDQRIAQLYENVIAMPVPANAVPQALLELGTASQKLHHAIEELYQQNEQLEQTQEILEEQYQRYEELFEEAPDGYLVTDAQGCIQEANYTATKLLNVEKRFLVGKLMISFVALEQRQCFRDLLTQLSQHRKSQELIIGLQQRGGKLFNAALTVAVTYNQQGKPQNLRWLLRDTTDSRRGELALNKKDYNFSSDRPLHKYSKREIIPLDPQTIWYVHQGLVKLTTLCETNEEVLVGLAVPGMVFGSYMTSLNTYQATALSDTELVSISVFEIIASPSLSHALLPKINQRLRQTESFLVISGLRKVHDRLECFLQLLKQEIGETVVQGTRLKVRLTHEDFANACCTTRVTITRLLCKLKKQGRISFDVHRYIILRNID, from the coding sequence ATGGATGTAGATAAGACAAAAGATGTAAATAAAGTAAAAATAGACAAATTTGCTCAAAAAACACGAGCAATGGATCAGCGTATAGCTCAACTGTACGAAAATGTTATTGCTATGCCTGTACCAGCTAATGCAGTGCCGCAAGCTTTGCTCGAACTTGGTACCGCCTCACAAAAACTGCATCATGCAATAGAGGAACTGTACCAGCAAAATGAGCAACTAGAACAAACACAAGAAATTTTAGAAGAGCAGTACCAACGTTACGAGGAGCTATTTGAGGAAGCACCAGACGGCTATTTGGTAACTGATGCCCAGGGCTGCATTCAAGAAGCTAACTATACTGCTACTAAATTGCTGAATGTTGAAAAGCGATTTCTAGTTGGCAAACTGATGATTAGTTTTGTTGCCTTAGAGCAGCGTCAATGCTTTCGTGACTTACTCACCCAGTTAAGCCAACATCGTAAAAGCCAAGAGTTAATTATAGGCTTGCAACAACGGGGAGGCAAGTTATTTAATGCAGCATTAACAGTAGCAGTTACTTACAATCAGCAGGGGAAACCCCAAAATTTACGTTGGCTACTGCGAGACACAACTGACTCCCGACGAGGGGAATTAGCATTAAACAAAAAAGATTACAACTTTAGTAGCGATCGCCCCCTACATAAATATTCTAAAAGAGAAATTATCCCTTTAGATCCACAGACGATTTGGTATGTGCATCAAGGCTTAGTAAAACTAACTACGCTTTGTGAAACCAATGAAGAAGTGCTAGTAGGATTGGCTGTTCCAGGAATGGTTTTTGGCTCTTACATGACTTCTCTAAACACTTACCAAGCCACAGCACTTTCGGATACTGAATTAGTCTCTATTTCAGTGTTTGAAATCATAGCTTCTCCAAGTTTAAGCCATGCTCTTTTACCTAAAATAAATCAGAGATTACGGCAAACAGAATCTTTTTTAGTGATTTCTGGATTAAGAAAAGTGCATGATAGATTAGAGTGTTTTTTGCAACTTTTGAAACAGGAAATAGGGGAAACAGTAGTACAGGGAACCCGCCTTAAAGTTCGCTTAACTCACGAAGATTTTGCCAACGCTTGCTGTACTACTCGAGTAACTATTACACGATTGCTGTGCAAGTTAAAAAAACAAGGAAGAATTTCTTTTGATGTTCACAGATACATAATTCTAAGAAATATAGACTAG